The Peromyscus eremicus chromosome 16_21, PerEre_H2_v1, whole genome shotgun sequence genome includes the window tatatatatatatattacatttattgtgtgtgtgtgtgtgtgtgtgtgtgtgtgtgtgtgtgtgtcagaggatgGCTAGTAGtaggggcgcacacctttaatcctggcacttgggaagcagaagcaggtggatctctatgagtttgaggccagcctggtctacacagttccaggatggccagggctatctagagagaccctgtctcaaaaacagataaAAAAGGGTCAGTTTTCACCTTCCAccctgattctctccttccacccgtgagtcccagggatagaactcaggtcatcgaaCTTGGagccaagtgcctttacccactgagttatctctctggccttttactttttttttttcttttcatagctACATAGAAGTTTAACCCCTACCCCCTGCCGCTCCCAACCCCCAGAACATCCCCTGTGGGTATTCACTTAGTTTAGGGATTTGGGTCCTCACCAAAGGCTCCATGGTGGACATCTGGAGGCAGTTTTGAGTTCTTCTCCTATTCCCTTTGTTTGAACCATCTGCCCTGATCATATTGCTAGATTGCTTTCCAAGTAGATTCTGATACTATAAcagcacccccacccacccacacacacaaaaatggtgGCTTCTCTTTTTGTCCCTCTCCCATGGAAGATATAACCTTTAACAATAttttgttggggctggagagatggcttagtggttaagagcacttactgctcttacagaggacccagcacccacatggtgatgactcacaaccatctataactcaagttctagaagttctgcctccctcttctggcctcctcaggtactgcatgcatgtggtgcacatatgttCCTGTAGGTAAACACTAATATGCATGAACATCtaaaacataaatcttaaaaaatactttgtCAAGTTGGGTATGTCAAGTATGTatctatctgtaattccagcatttgggataCCTTAGGctgcatagtaagtttgaggccagctttgggCTACActgtaagatcctatctcaaaaaaagaaacattccttTGTCAGTCTGATTCATATTTTTCTAATTCTAGTGAACttgactatttttttaaaaatatatatatatatatatatatatatatatatatatattggtttttcgagacagggtttctctgtgtagtgttgcgcctttcctggaacttactctgtagtccaggctggcctcaaactcacagagatccgcctggctctgcctcccgagtgctgggattaaaggcgtgcgccaccactgcccggctaaaatatatattttaaacttgttGGCTCTGTTCTTGTATGAAGTGAATCCTCAGAGCTTTGGGCCATTTCTCTATTGGGTTGTTTATAAAATGGTTTCTCTTCTCCATTTGTAAGAGTTCTTAGTTTCTAACCACTAAGCCCTTTGTCTCTACTGTGTGTTGCCGACATTTTTTTGAagccattgttttttgttttcgtttttgttttctctcttgattgaggggtggggtggggcttcaGGCACGTTCTTTAATGAACGGATCTCTGTCTGGTTCCTTTGTGTGTTAAATGTGGATCATAACATCTACCTTATAAAGTGGCTGATGATAAAGTTATGGAGTCTTGTTTGAGGTCTCAGCCAGTGCCTGGTATGTAGGAGGCAGTCTAAAAGTAGAGCCATGCTCTGAACAGtgacttcttgtttttatttttggccaTTTCACTCTCCTTATCCCCAAAGCagccctcctgtctgtctcttgctGTTGGCTGTACCTAGATCCTTTGCTGAGCCGACTCTCCTCCCAATTTGTCCCCTGCAGAAATGCTGTCCCCTCCTCCATAGGCCAGAGGGACCAGGAGCGATGGGGACAGGGGCCCTCTCACCTCTACTGCTGCTGCTACTCTTGGTGACAATTGGAGATGCTGACATGAAGGGACATTTTGACCCTGGTGAGGAGACTGACTCTTGGGTCCCTGAGGAATAGAGCTTGGGAGTCAGAGAGTTGGGGGGACCCTGATCCATCCTGTGCCTGTGTCCTCCAGCCAAGTGCCGCTATGCCCTGGGCATGCAAGACCGCACTATTCCTGACAGCGACATCTCCGTCTCCAGCTCCTGGTCAGACTCCACCGCTGCCCGCCACAGCAGGTACCTGATACTGGGTGTTGCCTTGAGGGAATTCTTTAATGGACCCTTCTGTGCTCTTCCAGCCCCTCAGCGCAGGCCAAATGGCTTTTGAGAAGGCCCAGGCGAGCGAGACATATGCAGTGTGGTGGTAGCAGGCTTTAATAGACCCACAGCCAGGCTGGCAATGTGCTCAGTTAGGGTACTCAGCTAGTATGAAGCTCTGTATTCAATATACAGCACCCCATaaatgggtgtggtggcatatactataatcccatcactcaggaggtagcagcaggaagaacagaagttcaaggttacttagtgaggccagcctgagctacaaagtaacactgtcacaaaaaaaaaaaaacaaaaaaaacaaggtgaagtGTTGCCCtgacctccttcttcctcccaggctgGAAAGCAGTGACGGAGACGGAGCGTGGTGCCCTGCAGGGCCTGTGTTCCCCAAAGAGGAGGAGTACCTGCAGGTGGACCTTCGGAGGCTACATCTGGTGGCTCTGGTAGGCACACAGGGCCGCCATGCTGGGGGCCTGGGCAAAGAGTTCTCCCGAAGCTACCGGTTGCGTTACTCCCGAGATGGCCGCCGCTGGATGGACTGGAAGGACCGCTGGGGTCAGGAGGTGAGGCTGAAaagggaggcacctgggaagGATACATTCTTCTCCTTGCCATACTCTAAACAGCATCTGCCACTGCCCATGCTCTAGCGCTTCCAGCTCCAGACTCTGCCAGGAGCACCACCCAGTGTCGCCAACCTGACTGCCTCTTAACATCtgatgctggtctcaaacttaccaTTGGCCTCTCCAGTGGACGCCAGTCCCCACTCTTATCCCAAATCTGTTCCTTTTTCTTGTTCTCAGCTTGGGGAAATTTACAGCCCCCTCATCCCATGACCACAAACTAAGATGGTATTGGTGGCTCGctctctcagctcctctctgcaCTCACCTTTGTGGCATTTCCTGAACCCCAtcactccacccccacctcccagctctAAGCCGTGTGTTCTTCCATCCAGCTGAAGCCTAAACCATTCAACTGGCTTTGGTCCCTTTCTACTATGTATCAAACTTCTTCCTCGCGGCTACAAACAGCATACCCAGCTCTCAGCCCAACACTGGCtctatcagaaagaaaaaagactccAATTCTTTGACTGAGTTAATCACGCACTTCGATTAACCCagtttcagctccaggggatctcgcaccatcctctggtctctgcaagcACTGCATTTGCGTGTGCAAACccgcacacatgtacatactctGTGCCATACCGCCTTTATCTGTGGAACAAGCCAGGGTCCCTCTCCACAGTCAGGGACCAGACACTTGCTGCCGTCTGTGCCTGGTCAGCCCTCCCCCCAGACACCCAGAGGCTTCCTCTTACTCCACCCAGTGCTCCTCAGAGATGTCACCTCCTGCAGATCTTGCTCTGGACGCCCACCTCGCTGCTCTGCCCCACACACTGCCTCTTGTTCCTCACAGCTGCCCTGTGAGGAGGGGTTCCCTTCACCACTGAGGTCATGTCTGGCCCAGAGCGGGCCCTTGGTCAGCTGCTGGATGAACAGAGAGGGTGGGGTGAAGCAGGCAGGGTACTGAGATTCTGGGGGAGGGTCTGGGTACAGCAGCTTGGATGGCTTGGAGACACGTGGAAGCAGGCAAGGAGAGGGTAGGTGAGGTACGACTGAGGACATGCCTCCAGAGAGAGCTTCAGGAGGCATCAGTGGTCACTGCCACAGAGCCTCCTTTTAGAAATGCCCAGCTGCGTCCCACAGTGCTCAGTGTTACCCTTTGCCAGCGTCTCGGTGGCCCCTGCAGGCTGAGCCGGGGAGCAGCCGAGGCCTGGAAGGTTAGCTCTGATCTGCAGCCCTGCTCACCCATGCACCCTTTTTTCCTGGCCCACAGGTGATTTCGGGTAACGAGGATCCTGGTGGAGTGGTGCTGAAGGACCTTGGGCCCCCCATGGTGGCCCGCCTGGTCCGCTTCTACCCGCGGGCTGACCGTGTCATGAGTGTCTGTCTGCGGGTGGAGCTCTATGGCTGCCTCTGGCGGGGTGAGTGGGTCGGCCTCACAAGAACCCCTTTCCAGTCCTGGAAGCAAGAAACAGAGGATGTGAGGAGGGGCATCTGAGGTCCTCCTCTGTCAGGAAGCTGCCACTGAGTGAGGAGAGAGGGGACCGGCAATGTTGCCAAGGGGCTGAAATCACTCAGGCTGATGCCTCTAACTCCCGTTTCCACCCTTCCAGATGGACTCCTGTCGTACACAGCCCCCGTGGGGCAGACCATGTACTTATCTGAGGTGGTGCATCTCAATGACTCCACCTATGATGGATATACTGCAGGCGGGTAAGAGGGATGACCTGTACGGAGCTTGGGATGGGAGAAGGCCAgcgtgtgtgtgctgtgtgtgtgtgtgtgtgtgtggtgtagtatgtgtgctgtgtgtgtgatctgtgtgtgctgtgtgtgtgtgtgtgtgtgtgtggtgtagtatgtgtggtgtgtgctgagttgtatatgtgtggtatgtatggtgtatgtgtgtgtgctgtggtgtgtgtgtatgtgtatgtgtgtggtatgtgtgctgtgtatatgtggtgtgtgtgtgtggtatgtgtgagtgtggtatgtgtgtatgtgatctgtgtgtatgtgtgtgtttgtgtgtgtgtgtgtgcgtgtgtgtgtgcatgtgaagtgAGGTGGAGCAGGGAGTAGCCTGGGCAGTAAAATGGAAGAACTGGGGAGAATGCCCATTAGGTGGGGCCTGAAAGGACAGGCTGGGAATGAAGGATGGTAAGGTGGCCATAGCCAAAGGGCACTTTGTCTGGATTAGAAAGAGGCACCATGGTCCAGTCAAGGCTCACCTTGTAAGAAAACCTGCAGGGCATCAGaactcctgtaaccccagtgcttgggaggtagaggcagtaaCATCAGCGCTTTCTAGGCCAGCCAGACCCCCTAAGACActagctaaaaacaaacaaggcggggctggagagactggagagatggctcagtggttaagagcactggctgctcttccaaaggacccaggttcaattcccagcacccacatggcagcccaaaactgccagtaactccagttctaggggaactaacaccctcacagagacatacatgcaggtgaaataccaatgcatataaaataaaaaaataaatgaaaaaaaaaaaaacaaactaatagaTTGAACCTTGTGCCTTAGTGGTGGTAACAGTTTTGGGTGTGATGCATGACATTGGGGTGGGCTGGGAAGGGCCGGGAACGGGGAGGGAGTGAGAATCAGGCTGTTCAGGCCCCTACTGGGTGCGTGCGTGCAGAACCTGCGTGGCCCCACCGTCTTCCCTCTAAACAGTCCTTTCCTGTTCCCTCCAATCAGGCTGCAGTATGGCGGTCTGGGTCAGTTGGCAGATGGTGTGGTGGGGCTGGATGACTtcaggcagagccaggagctGCGGGTCTGGCCAGGCTATGACTACGTAGGATGGAGCAACCATAGCTTCTCCAGTGGCTATGTGGAGATGGAGTTTGAGTTTGACCGACTGAGGACCTTCCAGACCATGCAGGTGAGCGAGCTCGGCCCTCCGGAGGACACCGggagtggggcgggggggggggggggggggcgggggggatgcTGCTGTGGTTTCCTGGCCTGACTCGTGTCCTCCTTCTCTCAGGTCCACTGTAACAACATGCACACTCTGGGAGCCCGTCTACCAGGCGGCGTGGAATGCCGGTTTAAAAGGGGCCCTGCCATGGCCTGGGAGGGAGAGCCTGTGCGCCATGCCTTGGGGGGCAGCCTCGGAGACCCCAGAGCCAGGACCGTCTCAGTGCCCCTGGGGGGCCGCGTGGGCCGCTTCCTGCAGTGCCGATTCCTCTTTGCAGGACCCTGGTTACTCTTCAGTGAGATCTCTTTCATCTCGAGTAAGCCCCAGAGTGTGCCTGGCTCTAGCCCTACCTAAGTTTACCTGTTGGTCTGACTGTCAACCCCGtggtgtctgtccccagcatatGGATTCCTGGTATCACCCGTCGCCTGTGAGATTTCTCGGACTGGGGCAGAATAATCAGACCCCAGTCCTTTGTAgagtcttttttatttgtttgtttgtttttttttttttttggtgttttgtagATTCttactgtgtttttgagacaaggtctcactttagccttggctggcctggaactcagagagagatATGCCCGCCTCTGcagtctgagtgctggggttaaaagcatgtgctgccacacccagatagattctttttttaatttaaaatttttttttttttttaagatttatttatttattatgtacacagtgttctgcctgcatgtgtaccttcacaccagatttcattacagatggttgtgagccaccatgtggttgctgggaattgaactcaggacctctggaagagcagccactgctcctaacctctgagccatctctccagccccaatttaaatttaaaaattttttaaaattatttttaaaaaatattctatgttttgagacaggtcttataATGTAACCTGGACCAGCCTAAAAcccatgatccccctgcctcagcctcgccAAGCATTAGGATCATAGCTGCGTAGGATCCCTGTTGTTCCcaaatctctctctttcctgtatGAGTCCCTCATTCCTGATCCACCCTGAGTGAGGGTGACAGAAGTTCTGGTTAAGCCTGAAAGACTTCTGCCTCATTGAGAAGGAGCATCTTCTCTTAAGCCTGCAGATCCGCAAGGCCCCTCCTGAAGTCCTCCACTCCCCCTgacaggggtggggggggtcCCACACTGCTGTACCAATGGGCTTGCTCTGACTAGACTCCTGACCACCCTGTCCCCCTCAGTTCCCTAGGTCTCGCGCACCTGTGTCCCCGGggtccccgcccccctcccctgtccccccttccccccttcccccctttcccctcccgctctgactccctcttctctttccttctccccagaCGTGGTGAACGATTCCTCTGAAACCTTCCCGCCAGCCCCCTGGTGGCCGCCTGGCCCACCTCCCACCAACGTCAGCAGCTTTGGTGAGCAGTCCCTGGGTACAGTTCCTCCCGGGCCTCCCCCTCTGGTGCGGCCGGACACCTGCTGTGGTGCTGACCATTCTCCCCTGTCAGAGCTGGAGCCCCGGGGCCAACAGCCAGTGGCCAAGGCGGAGGGGAGCCCGACTGCCATCCTTATTGGCTGCCTGGTGGCCAtcatcctgctgctgctgctcatcaTTGCACTCATGCTCTGGAGGCTGCACTGGCGCCGCCTGCTCAGCAAGGTGGGCAGCGCGTTGTGCATGGGCGGGCATGGGAGCACAGTCCACGGGAGCACAATCCACGGGAGCACAGTCCCTGGGAGCATTGTCCCTGGGAGCATAATCCACAGCAGCACAGTCCACGGGAGCACAGTCCCTGGGAGCACAATCCCTGGGAGCACAGTCCATGGGAGCACAGTCCCTGGGAGCACGGTCTGGGCCGGTAGGATCTATAGGGCTGGGCTTAACATCAGAAGCAGAGACCACTCTCAAGAGTGAGCATGGTCTGTGAGACGGACACCACGTGAGTCAGTTCCCACCACTGTGAGTCTCCTTTGGTTGAGAGGAGGTGGCAGTTCCCCGAGCTAGGGAGGCGCAAGAGCTGAGAGTCCTCGGAGGGGGCCTTGAAACAGGCAGGGCCTTCCGGTGCAGGATATAGCGGGTGGCAAACCAGCCCTCCGGGAGGAGCCAGGAGATTTTCTCCTGGCCTCACCTTTGTCCTCCAGCCAAGCCCTGTCCGTCTGGGGTCCTTTTCTAACCAAAGCCCAACCAACCTGTTGGGAGCAAAAGCTGGAGAAGAGCCAGTGAAGGGGGCAGTGGCAGGTCACCTGCTCTGCGTATGCCCTGGACCTCCCATGTCTGGGAGGGTCACGTCCGTTACGGTTGATAATTAGGGCCTGGTCAGATCTGGGTTGGGTCCTGTGGGGTGACATCAGGGAAGTGGAGCTGCCATGAGCAGAGGATAGACCAGCTCTGATCCAAGCACCCAGGAAGCTGTGCTGTGCAGTGGCTCCATTAATGTTGTCTAATCCCACAACTAGGCCGAGCGTCGGGTGTTGGAGGAGGAGCTGACGGTTCACCTCTCTGTCCCTGGGGACACCATCCTCATCAACAACCGCCCAGGGCCCCGAGAGCCACCCCCTTACCAGGAGCCCCGGCCTCGGGGGACTCCACCCCATTCTGCGCCCTGTGTCCCCAATGGCTCTGGTAAGGCCCTGCCTTGTTCCAGTCCCCCTTGTCATCTGCCTGGGTTCTTGTCGTATCCCTCCTCCTTCACCGTCTGTAGCCAGTCCAGCATCTTCTTATTTCTATGTACCTCCATATAGTCTCCCCCAAAGTTTTCCTATGTATTACCCAGAATGCCAATGGTCTCATCCTGTCACAGTGTCATAGATTTCTGTTGTACCTCTCGTTGTCTCCTTACCCCTCGGCACTTGctctttccatccatccatccgtctttGTCCATCCGTCCACTCATTCAAGCACCCATCCATCCTACCATCCATCTATATTCATAGACCCATTTGTCTATCCAGCACTCAGACAGCAGTTTTAGCTCTCACCCATCATCCACTCACCTGTATGACGTATACGTACGTATGTACCCATCATCCATTCAGCTCTCCGTTACTCGTGAGGGCCCTGGTTtactctatctctgtctcctgcaCTTTCACCCCCAGAAGCCCCGGTCTTGCCTTGAGTCTCATCCCTTCCCCgtgtctcccccctccttctcccgACAGCGTTGCTGCTCTCCAATCCGGCCTACCGCCTCCTTCTGGCCACTTACGCCCGTCCCCCTCGAGGCCCGGGCCCCCCCACACCCGCCTGGGCCAAACCCACCAACACCCAGGGTAAGCCCCTCTGCCACTGGGCTCTGCAGGCTCCCCTTACCTCTACCGGGCCGCCGGGAAAAGCCCTCACGCCTTGCGCTGTCCAGCTCCCCGCTGTGGCCTCTTCTGCTCTCCCGAGCTCCCCTGCTCTGCCGCCCCTGGAGCCACGGGGAAGGCTGCTGGTCTTAgctctgtcctctcctcctctcacACTGCTctccagagcagagaggaagctgCTGCGGTGCCCCTCTCCTGTAACTCCTCCTTTATTCTCCCCTCTCTCTAGAGCTGCGAGGAGGAGGGCCTCACCCTGGGCGCTTGCCCCCTCCCCCCTGTGTCCTCTCTCCGCAGTCCCAGAGGTGAAGGCTCATGCCGCCCGCCCCTCCTGTCTGctcttctctgtgttgctttctCATTGTGGCCCTCTCCCCAGGGCCCAGAGGGGacagctctgcctccctcctgtcTGTAAACATCTCGTCTTGGGGGCCTGTGGACCTGTCACCCTCTCCTTTCCGTGtgccctgtctctgcctgtctttgAGCGTGGTGTGTTCGGGATTGGGAGTCATCggcagggaggggctgggccgACAGTAGCAGGAGCTGGTGGTGGTCAGTGGGATGAGGATTTGGAACATGGAGGAGACTCgtggcttggtcctgcttcagaCGCTGGGTGGAGGAGTCCTTCTTCCAGCCCAGGCTTACCTAGTGGTCAGGGTTATGCCAGGAGACCCCAGAGAGTAAAATATTCTGGTACCTTCTGCTAATTGTCTGTGCTGCCTTGAAAGCCTTTGGGTGCATAGCACTGATCTCGCACTTGCCTTCTCTGGTTTGAGGCTGGCAGCGGGGGACCTTGGGGACATAGAGGCTGGGACCTCGGGGAGATTGGGACATGGAGAATTGTGCTGCTCGGGGCTGCTCCTGATGCCTCGtcctgtcttctctcccctcGCCTCTCCAGCCTGCAGTGGGGACTATATGGAACCCGAGAAGCCGGGTGCCCCGCTtctacccccacctccccagaacAGCGTCCCCCATTATGCCGAGGCTGACATTGTCACCCTGCAGGGCGTCACTGGGGGCAACACCTATGCTGTGCCCGCCCTGCCCCCAGGGGCAGTTGGGGATGGCCCCCCCAGAGTGGATTTCCCCCGGTCACGGCTCCGCTTCAAGGAGAAGCTTGGCGAGGGCCAGTTTGGGGAGGTAAGGAGGGTGCCTGCCCGGCTTTGACAGCGTCATTTGTGCCGTGATGCCCCATGTGACGCTGTGGCCTTGGCGGACCTCGCGACTGAGTGGACGACCTTCCTTCTCCAGGTGCACCTGTGTGAAGTAGAGGACCCTCAAGACCTGGTCAGTGGTGACTTCCCTGTCAGCGTGCACAAGGGACACCCCTTGCTGGTAGCGGTGAAGATCCTCCGGCCAGATGCCACCAAAAATGCCAGGTGAGACCCACGGCAGCAGTAGTGATGGCACAAGCCAGTGGGAATGGGGCAAGTCACATGGGGCCCCACTCCTGGACGGGGAGCTGCAGGCAATTAACAGCTTCTGAGAGAGAGCACGCTAATCTCCAGAGATCAGTCCCCTACTTGGttatcccaagtggtcagccttgagaCCTACACACACCAGCAACACTGAGTGGATTGGGCAGAGGCGTTCATAGACTTACTCACATACACACCTATAGCAGCAATGATAATTAGTGAGAGGCCGTAGATtcgaaagagagggaggagagggagaggggaaaagaTGTGAGCATActttaattcaatttaaaaaataattaacagccgggcggtggtggcgcacgcctttaatcccagcactcgggaggcagagccaggcggatctctgtgagttccaggccagcctgggctaccaagtgagtcccaggaaaggcgcaaagctacacagagaaaccctgtctcgaaaaaccgaaaaaataaataaataaataaaaataaaaaataaaaaataattaacaaaagaaTGCTAGGTAAGGACTAGGGAGGATGTctagaaaaggggaggggggaggggggaggacgaCACACGGATGCCATGAAGATCTGAGAGCAGCAGAGCCTGGTGTCTGAGGGAGGTCCTTGGAGGCAAGAAGGAAGATCCACTGCCATGCCACTTCTCCAGCCTTCTCACTGCTTCTCCAGGAATGACTTCCTgaaggaggtcaagatcatgtCGAGGCTGAAGGACCCAAACATCATCCGGCTCCTGGGCGTGTGTGTGCAGGACGACCCCCTCTGCATGATCACAGACTACATGGAGAATGGTGACCTGAACCAGTTCCTTAGTGCCCACCAGCTGGAGAACAAGGCAGCTCAGGGGGTTCCTGGGGACAGAGAGTCTGACCAGGGGCCCACAATCAGGTACCCACTCACCGAGGCAGGGCCTTCCTAAGAGCACCCCAAGTG containing:
- the Ddr1 gene encoding LOW QUALITY PROTEIN: epithelial discoidin domain-containing receptor 1 (The sequence of the model RefSeq protein was modified relative to this genomic sequence to represent the inferred CDS: deleted 1 base in 1 codon), producing the protein MRRDQKCCPLLHRPEGPGAMGTGALSPLLLLLLLVTIGDADMKGHFDPAKCRYALGMQDRTIPDSDISVSSSWSDSTAARHSRLESSDGDGAWCPAGPVFPKEEEYLQVDLRRLHLVALVGTQGRHAGGLGKEFSRSYRLRYSRDGRRWMDWKDRWGQEVISGNEDPGGVVLKDLGPPMVARLVRFYPRADRVMSVCLRVELYGCLWRDGLLSYTAPVGQTMYLSEVVHLNDSTYDGYTAGGLQYGGLGQLADGVVGLDDFRQSQELRVWPGYDYVGWSNHSFSSGYVEMEFEFDRLRTFQTMQVHCNNMHTLGARLPGGVECRFKRGPAMAWEGEPVRHALGGSLGDPRARTVSVPLGGRVGRFLQCRFLFAGPWLLFSEISFISNVVNDSSETFPPAPWWPPGPPPTNVSSFELEPRGQQPVAKAEGSPTAILIGCLVAIILLLLLIIALMLWRLHWRRLLSKAERRVLEEELTVHLSVPGDTILINNRPGPREPPPYQEPRPRGTPPHSAPCVPNGSALLLSNPAYRLLLATYARPPRGPGPPTPAWAKPTNTQACSGDYMEPEKPGAPLLPPPPQNSVPHYAEADIVTLQGVTGGNTYAVPALPPGAVGDGPPRVDFPRSRLRFKEKLGEGQFGEVHLCEVEDPQDLVSGDFPVSVHKGHPLLVAVKILRPDATKNARNDFLKEVKIMSRLKDPNIIRLLGVCVQDDPLCMITDYMENGDLNQFLSAHQLENKAAQGVPGDRESDQGPTISYPMLLHVGAQIASGMRYLATLNFVHRDLATRNCLVGENFTIKIADFGMSRNLYAGDYYRVQGRAVLPIRWMAWECILMGKFTTASDVWAFGVTLWEVLMLCRSQPFGQLTDEQVIENAGEFFRDQGRQVYLSRPPACPQTLYELMLRCWSREPEQRPPFAQLHRFLADDALNTV